From the Pontiella agarivorans genome, one window contains:
- a CDS encoding ATP-dependent nuclease, with translation MRIDKINIENFRCFRGKFTLKLNEGVNVLVGDNEAGKSTILEAVNLGLSGVLNGKYLKNQLSPYLFNHQVVDEYIASLNTDQKKSPPHILIEIFFADDFPLFEGNGNSERLKASGLSLKVEFDPDYKSEYEVLVSSGGVLSIPVEYYRVSWKSFARESVTGRSIPLKSVLIDSTSNRYQNGSDVYISRIIRDDLDDMEKVGLSQAHRRLKEAFGSDKAVAAINKKVNDKAKVSNKKLHVSVDLSSHNSWETSLMVYLNETPFQQIGKGEQCIVKTNLALAHQKAQEANIVLLEEPENHLSHSKLNELMDAVSKSCTKRQAIISTHSSFVANKLGLGHLILLKNPMVTRLTDLSPDTYDFFKKLPGYQTLRLILCKKAVLVEGDSDELIFQKAYMKENKGRLPIHDGVDVISVKLTFKRFLEIAVKLEHPIAVITDNDGDYENKIIKKYLDYEEVDYVTIFADKRESLNTLEPQFVDANKSDLKGLCKVIGISSETYDTPAKVRKYMLGSKTTWALRVFEAEDSVKYPDYIQRAVRWCNDK, from the coding sequence ATGCGTATAGACAAAATCAACATAGAGAATTTTAGATGCTTTCGCGGCAAGTTTACTTTGAAGCTCAATGAGGGTGTTAATGTTCTGGTCGGTGATAATGAAGCAGGCAAGTCGACAATCCTCGAGGCTGTAAACCTGGGGCTCTCTGGAGTTTTGAACGGGAAGTATTTGAAGAATCAGTTGAGTCCATACCTATTTAACCATCAGGTTGTTGATGAATACATTGCAAGTCTCAACACGGATCAAAAGAAATCTCCTCCACATATCCTGATAGAGATTTTCTTTGCCGATGATTTTCCGTTGTTTGAAGGTAATGGGAACAGTGAGCGACTAAAGGCTAGTGGTCTTAGTTTAAAAGTTGAGTTTGACCCTGACTATAAGAGCGAATACGAGGTTCTAGTATCCAGCGGAGGTGTCCTGTCGATCCCTGTTGAGTATTATAGAGTAAGTTGGAAATCGTTTGCCCGGGAGTCCGTGACAGGACGAAGTATTCCGTTAAAATCAGTGTTGATTGATTCAACCTCAAATAGGTATCAAAACGGGTCAGATGTATATATTTCGCGAATTATCCGCGACGATTTGGATGATATGGAAAAGGTCGGATTATCGCAGGCCCACCGTCGCTTGAAGGAGGCTTTTGGGAGCGATAAAGCTGTAGCGGCTATTAACAAGAAGGTCAATGACAAGGCGAAGGTCTCTAACAAAAAGCTTCATGTATCCGTTGACCTGTCTTCCCATAATTCATGGGAAACATCGCTGATGGTTTATCTAAATGAGACTCCATTCCAGCAAATCGGAAAAGGCGAGCAGTGCATTGTAAAGACTAACCTTGCACTTGCTCATCAGAAGGCACAGGAAGCAAATATTGTATTGTTAGAAGAGCCTGAAAACCATCTGTCTCACTCCAAGCTAAATGAGCTAATGGATGCGGTATCGAAAAGCTGTACGAAGAGACAGGCCATTATATCAACACACAGTAGTTTTGTGGCGAACAAGCTCGGGCTGGGTCATTTGATACTTTTGAAAAATCCAATGGTTACGCGCCTAACGGATCTCTCACCGGACACTTATGATTTTTTCAAGAAGCTACCGGGGTACCAAACCCTTCGGCTCATTCTCTGTAAAAAGGCTGTATTGGTGGAAGGAGATTCAGACGAGCTCATTTTCCAAAAGGCATACATGAAGGAGAATAAGGGCCGGTTACCTATCCATGATGGTGTCGATGTAATTTCGGTAAAGTTGACTTTTAAACGATTCCTGGAGATTGCGGTTAAACTTGAGCACCCAATCGCTGTCATTACCGATAATGACGGAGACTATGAGAATAAGATTATCAAGAAGTACTTAGATTATGAGGAAGTCGACTATGTAACTATATTCGCGGACAAGAGAGAATCACTAAACACACTCGAACCTCAGTTTGTTGATGCTAATAAGTCTGATCTGAAGGGGCTTTGTAAGGTTATCGGCATTTCTTCCGAAACATACGATACTCCGGCGAAGGTGAGAAAGTACATGCTGGGTAGCAAAACAACTTGGGCTCTGCGAGTTTTCGAGGCAGAGGATTCCGTTAAATACCCGGATTATATCCAGCGGGCAGTCAGGTGGTGTAATGACAAATAA
- the recQ gene encoding DNA helicase RecQ, with product MSETMHEALHRVFGFQQFRPNQQEIVEHILKKKDVFAVMPTGGGKSLCYQLPAHMLDGLCVVISPLISLMKDQVDAAKANGLDAEFLNSSLGMKERARVFQSLENYQLDLLYVSPERFAMPDFIATLKQAEVTFFAIDEAHCISEWGHDFRPDYLALSNIVKHFPKAGIAAFTATATHQVSDDIIKKLGLRDPHLTRASFDRPNLFYQVVPKDNLEIQLLEFLRKHPGESGIIYRTSRKSVESTAEFLQGQGIKALAYHAGLTPKQRKDNQDKFNRDEVEVVVATIAFGMGIDKSNVRFVLHGDLPKNMEGYYQETGRAGRDGEPSRCVLYFSRADIVKLRYFIEQTEDPKEREIAEHQLFQMVRFAEANVCRRKTILGYFGEDYAKENCETCDICVGDVERMDATVPAQKVMSAVYRSGERFGAAHIADIVVGANTARIRELGHDQLKTYGVGKDETKKYWRRVIDDLLAQECLVQDAERYSALALTPKGKLVLMGKKTFEVIRQKAFQASEKTQVAGDYSRRLFDQLRAERQRLAKEEGVPPFVIFSDRTLREMALYFPDTPEQMAGISGVGAAKLEKYGDTFMTIIEMFKIRFPEEAEQRAVLQVPVKTKKKKKKAGRTVRETLKMAKAGHSLEGIAAVRGLTESTVAQHIETLLADGETLEIDELIPAETRQLCEGLFGRMGGASMRSIIEASGNKVTYADLRVVRAFMQQS from the coding sequence TGAGCACATTCTGAAGAAGAAGGATGTGTTTGCGGTGATGCCGACGGGCGGCGGCAAGTCGCTCTGCTACCAGTTGCCGGCGCATATGCTCGACGGCCTGTGCGTGGTGATCAGTCCGCTGATTTCGCTGATGAAAGATCAGGTGGATGCCGCCAAGGCCAACGGGCTGGATGCGGAATTTCTGAACAGCTCGCTGGGCATGAAAGAGCGCGCGCGCGTTTTCCAATCCCTGGAAAACTATCAGCTCGATCTGCTCTATGTTTCGCCCGAGCGTTTTGCGATGCCGGACTTTATCGCCACCCTAAAGCAGGCGGAGGTTACGTTTTTTGCGATCGACGAAGCGCACTGTATTTCGGAGTGGGGCCACGATTTCCGGCCGGACTATCTCGCGCTGTCGAATATCGTGAAGCATTTTCCAAAGGCTGGAATTGCGGCGTTCACGGCAACGGCGACGCATCAGGTTTCAGACGATATTATCAAAAAACTGGGCCTGCGTGATCCGCATCTGACGCGCGCGTCGTTTGATCGGCCGAATCTGTTTTATCAGGTGGTGCCGAAGGATAATCTTGAAATCCAGCTGCTGGAATTTCTGCGGAAGCATCCCGGCGAATCGGGGATCATCTACCGTACGTCGCGCAAGAGCGTGGAATCCACGGCGGAATTTCTGCAGGGGCAGGGGATCAAGGCGCTGGCGTATCACGCCGGGCTGACGCCGAAACAGCGGAAGGATAATCAGGATAAGTTCAACCGCGATGAGGTCGAGGTGGTGGTGGCCACGATTGCCTTCGGCATGGGGATTGATAAGTCGAATGTGCGTTTTGTGCTGCACGGCGATCTCCCGAAAAACATGGAGGGCTACTATCAGGAAACCGGCCGTGCCGGCCGCGACGGCGAGCCGTCGCGCTGCGTCCTCTATTTCAGTCGCGCAGACATTGTGAAGCTGCGCTATTTTATTGAGCAGACCGAGGATCCGAAGGAGCGGGAAATTGCGGAGCATCAGCTTTTCCAGATGGTCCGGTTTGCCGAGGCGAACGTCTGCCGCCGCAAAACGATTCTGGGTTATTTCGGTGAAGACTACGCAAAGGAAAACTGCGAAACATGCGATATCTGCGTGGGCGATGTGGAGCGGATGGATGCAACCGTGCCGGCGCAGAAGGTGATGTCGGCGGTTTATCGTTCCGGCGAGCGGTTCGGCGCCGCGCATATTGCCGATATTGTGGTTGGAGCAAACACTGCGCGGATTCGCGAGCTGGGCCACGATCAGCTGAAAACCTACGGCGTGGGCAAAGACGAAACCAAGAAATACTGGCGACGGGTAATTGACGATCTGCTCGCGCAGGAATGTCTGGTGCAGGATGCGGAGCGGTATTCCGCGTTGGCGCTGACGCCCAAGGGCAAACTTGTTCTGATGGGTAAAAAGACCTTTGAAGTGATTCGCCAGAAGGCGTTCCAGGCCTCGGAAAAAACGCAGGTGGCGGGCGATTATTCCAGAAGGCTGTTTGATCAGCTGCGGGCGGAACGCCAGCGGCTGGCGAAGGAGGAAGGCGTGCCGCCGTTTGTGATTTTCTCCGACCGTACGCTGCGCGAAATGGCGCTCTATTTCCCTGATACGCCGGAGCAGATGGCGGGTATTTCCGGCGTCGGTGCAGCCAAGCTGGAGAAATATGGCGACACCTTTATGACGATTATCGAGATGTTTAAAATCCGTTTTCCCGAAGAGGCGGAGCAACGCGCCGTGCTGCAGGTGCCGGTAAAAACCAAAAAGAAGAAAAAGAAGGCCGGCCGGACGGTGCGCGAAACGCTGAAGATGGCGAAGGCGGGGCATTCGCTGGAGGGTATTGCCGCGGTGCGCGGTCTGACGGAATCAACGGTGGCCCAGCACATCGAAACGCTGCTGGCCGATGGGGAGACGCTGGAGATCGACGAGCTGATTCCGGCCGAAACCCGTCAGCTCTGCGAGGGGTTGTTCGGCCGAATGGGCGGAGCGTCCATGCGGTCGATTATTGAAGCGTCCGGCAATAAAGTCACCTATGCCGACCTGCGGGTGGTGCGGGCGTTTATGCAGCAATCATAG